In Acidobacteriota bacterium, the sequence GCACGGCACAACGGGAGAGCGACCGGGAACTAACCATCTTCCATAGCCGCAGCATCGGGCGCTCCCCGCGCGGGACCGTGGTTCCCATCCGCGCTGGAGGCAGGGTTACCGGGAGAGTTTCAGGCCTTACCCTCGGATTGCTGAACATGCAGACCGCATCGCTGCAGACGTCGGCGGAGAATATTCCCGCCAGCAACTTCTCGGTGTTGCGAGCCAAACAAGACGTGCTGGCCCGCTCTAGCGTCGGCGCATTTTGGGTCAATCGGGAGTATGGGGGCAGCCCCGATTACAGCCGCGTCTTTGGGGTGGATGGCCGGTTTGTTTTTCTGCGCTATCTCACACTGGACGGATTCCTGGCGCGTTCCGGAGAGCCGAGCGGCATTACGGATACCTGGGCGAGCAGCTTCAACGGCAAATGGGATAGCGACCGACTGTTCGCCGCGCTGGAATCCTACTCGATTGATCCGAACTTTCGTGATGACATGGGTTTTGTTCTGCGCAGAGATGTGCGCAGGACCACGCCGTCGCTGGGCTTCCGGCCGCGTCCCGGAGTCTGGGGGATTCGGCAAATGGACGTCTCCAGCCGCTTCGACTACTACACCAACCATGCGGGACACCTGGTCGAGCGGATCAATCACTATACGCTGCTGATCACTTTGGAAAGTGGGGACTCCCTGAGATTTGCCGGCCACGTGTACCTGGATCGTCCTCGCAACAACTTCGAAATCAAACCGGGTGTCGTGATTCCCGCGGGTGACTATACCTGGAACACCTGGAGCGCCACGTACCGCGGCAGCTCCTCGCGCAGGCTTTCCGGACTCGTCCAGTTTGTCATGCTCTCGGATTATTACGACGGCAAAGCCCTCGACTTGAAACTCAATCCCACCTGGAAGCTGACTACGAGCTTGTCGCTCTCCGCCGATTACCGCATCGTGGATGCTTCCCTGCCTTACGGCGATTTCACGGACCACACTCTGAACGCGCGGGTGAATTATTCTTTCAATAACCAATGGTTAACCAGCACCATCGTGCAGTACGACCGCGCCACTTCGTTTTTCGGCTTTAATTTTCGGTTGAATTATATCTACCGGCCGGGTAGCGATCTGTTTCTTATTTACAATGAGACGCGTCAGGCAGGTGGGTTGCGCGACGGAGAAAAAGACCGCTCGCTACAAACCAAACTGACCTACTCCTTCGACTTCTAGACCATTTTTATAGTTACTGCAGAGGGCACTCGCACCATCAAAACAGAGCCGCGACCGGAAGGGAGCGGTACGGAATCAACGCCACCGTGCCCATCTGCCACCGCTCCCTTCCGGTCGCGGCTCTGTCACGCATTACCGGTTGAGCAGCGGGAAACGCTCGGGGTGCTCGATGGATTCGACCGAAAGATCGACGTCTAGATCGGGCCAATAGAGGTGATCGGGCGAAGGCCGCTCGACGCGGGTGAGCTGCGCCACCGTCTCCGCACGGAACCAGGGGAACTGCTCGAAGGGCAGAAACAACTCGCGCTCGGCTCCCGCTGAATCCGCTTCGTCCAGTGCCGTGGGCTTTTGAGTTTTTTTGCTAATATGGTGGAGTGGTCATTGAATTAATGTCAAAAGCCCACGGCATAAAAATCGTGCCGTGGCTACCAAAACATGCACACCCCGTGCATCCCTGGCGCTGGCAAATGAATCATATGTGCTAGACTTAGCAGAGTTTTGTGTGTTTCGGGAAAGGGAGCGTGCATGAGCTTCTACCGGCGCGGCGTCTTTATCATTCCGGCAACAATCATACTGTCCGCGGTGTTGGGCGGGGTCTATGGCCCTAGCGTGGGCGCGCAATCGAGCGCAAACGAAGAGAACGTCCGCAAGACCATTGAGTCCATTACCAGCGTGCTGGGCACCGTTGAGATGCAGTATGCCGACCCGGTGGACACCCAGAAGGCCATCTACGGCGGCGCCATTCCCGGCATGTTGACTTCGCTTGATCCGCACTCCAATTTCTTTGATCCCAAGTCGTTCGCCGCCATGCGCGAAGACCAGCGCGGGCGCTACTACGGCGTGGGCATGCAGGTGGCTCCGCGCAATGGCCGCACGGTGGTGATGGCGCCGTTCCCCGGCTCGCCCGCCTATAAGGCTGGCCTGCGCCCCGGCGACGTGATCTGGCAGGTGGACGATTCCCTCACCGAGGGGCTGAACACCACGGAAGTCGCCAACTTGCTGAAAGGCCCGCGCGGGACCACGGTCCGCGTGCAGGCCATGCGTGAGGGCACGCCGGAGCCGCTGAAGTTTGTGATCATCCGCGACGAGATTCCGCGCTTCAGCGTCGAGCATGCCCATATGATCGAGCCTGGCGTGGGCTATCTGCGCATTTCAAGTTTCATGGAGACCACTTCGAGCGAGCTGCGCGAACATATGCGCGAGATGAGCGCCGAGGGCCTGACCGGCCTGGTGGTGGACCTGCGCGGCAATCCCGGCGGCCTCTTGAAAGAAGGCGTCTCGGTGGCCGAGACGTTCCTGCAGCGCGGTCAGGTGATCGTGTCGCATAAAGGACGCAACTCGCGCGAGCAGCAGTACTCGGCCTCGCGCGCGGCGCGCGGCAGCGAATTTCCGCTGGTGGTGTTGATTGACCGCTCCAGCGCCAGCGCCGCCGAGATCGTCTCCGGGGCCATACAAGATCATGACCGCGGATTGATTGTCGGCGAGCCCAGCTTCGGCAAGGGGCTAGTGCAGACCGTGTTCCCGCTCAGCGAGAACACCGGCTTGGCGCTGACCACGGCGAAGTATTACACGCCCAGCGGACGGCTCATCCAGCGCGATTACTCGAGCCTCTCGCTCTACGATTATTTCAACGACACCAACAAGGCCGCCGGCACTGTCAGCCAGACGGACGTGCGCCACACCGATACGGGCCGCACGGTTTACGGCGGCGGCGGCATCACTCCGGATGTGAGCTTCTCCCCGCCCAAGCCCAACGAGTTTCAGTTGACGCTGGCGCGCCGCGACGTATTCTTCAAATTCGCCAGCCGCTATTTGGCCGAGAACAAG encodes:
- a CDS encoding DUF2442 domain-containing protein gives rise to the protein MSKKTQKPTALDEADSAGAERELFLPFEQFPWFRAETVAQLTRVERPSPDHLYWPDLDVDLSVESIEHPERFPLLNR
- a CDS encoding S41 family peptidase; the protein is MSFYRRGVFIIPATIILSAVLGGVYGPSVGAQSSANEENVRKTIESITSVLGTVEMQYADPVDTQKAIYGGAIPGMLTSLDPHSNFFDPKSFAAMREDQRGRYYGVGMQVAPRNGRTVVMAPFPGSPAYKAGLRPGDVIWQVDDSLTEGLNTTEVANLLKGPRGTTVRVQAMREGTPEPLKFVIIRDEIPRFSVEHAHMIEPGVGYLRISSFMETTSSELREHMREMSAEGLTGLVVDLRGNPGGLLKEGVSVAETFLQRGQVIVSHKGRNSREQQYSASRAARGSEFPLVVLIDRSSASAAEIVSGAIQDHDRGLIVGEPSFGKGLVQTVFPLSENTGLALTTAKYYTPSGRLIQRDYSSLSLYDYFNDTNKAAGTVSQTDVRHTDTGRTVYGGGGITPDVSFSPPKPNEFQLTLARRDVFFKFASRYLAENKSISKEFEVTQPVVERFKRFLKEEDVAYEGADFEANLDFIKQRVKIQLVLVEFGMNDAYRVEAIHDPSIKKAIEMLPLAGSMLENTRRAQLEKEKP